A portion of the Chryseobacterium tructae genome contains these proteins:
- a CDS encoding phosphodiester glycosidase family protein, with product MKKVEKLSQSYFETPQKIYMTIQSFLIPLLFLMISCSEKIQDKSNFVIYQVNPKKQTVRLFWKNSNDEILKSLGSLKNEVESNNEKLIFAMNGGMFDPNNTPKGLYIENFKILNPIDTLKGSGNFYLQPNGIFYLTQNNQSEISETKKYKYNTSIKYATQSGPMLLIDGKINSLFQKDSKNLNIRNGVGILENGDLVFAMSKKEVNFYSFAQLFKELGCKKALYLDGYVSRMYLPEKNWMQTDGDFGVMIGVTENQ from the coding sequence GTGAAAAAAGTAGAAAAGCTTTCTCAATCTTATTTTGAAACCCCACAGAAAATTTATATGACGATACAATCTTTTCTCATACCTCTACTCTTTCTCATGATCTCCTGCAGCGAAAAGATTCAGGACAAAAGTAACTTTGTCATCTATCAGGTAAATCCTAAAAAGCAAACCGTAAGATTATTTTGGAAAAACAGTAATGATGAAATCCTGAAAAGTCTTGGCAGTCTCAAAAATGAAGTGGAATCTAACAATGAAAAATTAATTTTCGCCATGAACGGAGGAATGTTTGACCCTAATAATACACCAAAAGGATTATATATTGAAAATTTCAAAATTCTGAACCCCATAGACACATTAAAAGGTTCCGGAAATTTCTACCTTCAGCCTAATGGAATTTTTTATTTAACCCAAAACAATCAGTCGGAAATTTCTGAAACAAAAAAATATAAATACAATACATCAATCAAATACGCCACCCAATCCGGCCCTATGCTCTTAATTGATGGAAAAATAAATTCCCTCTTTCAAAAAGATTCTAAAAACCTGAATATCAGGAATGGTGTTGGCATTCTGGAAAATGGAGACCTTGTTTTTGCGATGTCTAAAAAAGAGGTAAATTTCTATAGCTTTGCTCAGCTTTTTAAAGAACTGGGCTGCAAAAAGGCACTGTATCTTGATGGCTATGTTTCCAGAATGTATCTTCCGGAAAAAAACTGGATGCAGACGGATGGAGATTTCGGAGTGATGATAGGCGTTACAGAAAATCAATAA